taAGGCATCTACCTCAATTGCATAGAGAACTGCAGCTATAATGCAAACAACACTTATATGCAGAATGCTTTAAAAAGCagaatattattgaaaaaactGAAGAGGCAAAATGTTATATACCTCTTCGAAAGCCTGTTGCGCATTGAAGTTCTCATCATCAGCAACCTCCTCAAAATTTCTATAATTTGCATTAGCACCCCTTAGCCAAAGTTCATCGCAAATTCTCGCAATAATATCGCCATCGGATTTCCTCTCTCTGAAGAAAGCTTGCAAGACATCATCTCCAATCAATTCATCCACTTCTACTatcaaaacaataacaaaatctGTTAgcattcacattttcaataatatataaataaaccTAAAAATTTGGGGCAATTACCGGGAGTAGTCGAAGATTTGAGGCTGGAGAAGACGGCCGGCATCCTGGAGCAGAATCGACGACGATTAATGCAGTGAATGAGTGGATAATTTGGGGAAAATCCAGTAGCTGAGAGAGAATTCattgtttatttgcttttttttctccttGAATTTTGCAGCTACTGAGATTGAAGGTTGCCGTCAACAGATTACAAGATAGACTGAAGATAAATCTTCTCAAGTGGAGAAGAAACCTTTTATTAAATGACGGATTTGCCCTTCCAAATAacgattttttaaaatgtattgggaattttttaatgttaaagtttttttttccttttttattcttataagAAAATGTTCGAATTAcatagaatattaaataatcatatttactAACGGAAATGTGACGATCAATTGAACAAGTACGAGTTTTTTAAGTACATGACTTTCTCTTTTTCGTTTGAGGCAGCTACACTGGAGATGAACCCACGGGCCCTTGCCGATGAATGTCGTCATCTGACATTGTTGATTGACTCACGGCAATCGCCCGTTGCTCGCCTACTTTCACGACACCATCCGGCATCCGATATCGAGTGTAACTTGtgtcaatatatataaataatggtgATACATGAAACAAGACTAAGTAGAGCTAAGAATAAGCGCAAAGACGAGAAGGGAATAAGAGTGTTGCATGAGCGCATGCAACAACACGTGGAAATCGTGTTTGAACACCGTGAGCGTGACCACAGGGGATTATAGCTAGTTAGTTGTTAGTTGAGTTTGTTATCTGAGTCGTTATTATGTAACACACAGTTTTATATAAGTTGTTATGGCATTGTAACTGATTCATTCGACTGATTGCAAAGAACTttctcttctccttctccCCCTTCACCTATCTCTGGCAACTCTCTGCATATCGGTGGGATCCCGGTCACTGTCTCGACTATCGGAGGCCCCGGTCTTGCACCAAATGGTTAGTGACATTCTATTTTCTAGGAAAAGAGATAGATGATATAAAAGCGAAAAAATGGCATGTCAAAGAATATAGAAGGAATGGCTAAGACGAAGGAAAAATTTAGTGCTAAATAGTCATAATCAAATATGAAGAAATCAATTTATAGATCTAcaacatattttttactagtataattGATTGGATTTGAGACAAAAATTATTTACCTAACCATTGGTTAGTATAGTATTTGACTTTGGCTGTATATCTAACTATCTATGGATATTTGAACCTTTTCCGATGTTCAAAAAGGTCATTTTGTTCAATAATAAACTTTACAAAACCCAGAAGTCATTGAACAAATAATACAGCATTAttccaatgattaattatcacttttcaaaatttcgtaTCACAATTTTATAACTCCATCTTAATGACATTTTGGAACTACAATATTCGTAATTCATTTATTCGATTGGAAAACTGGATGGATGTATAAGTGGAGAAAATTCTATCCATGTCACATCAGAtagttggatttttttttttgtaattcacacaaaattgaattggtgttattttttttattttatttttttataataagtcCATTATATACTCTAATAGACTAATACTATCATATATGATCAGGAGTACATGAAAAAGGAGACTATTCATATTGAACAacaatatgttgatatttcatgtaatcataaaaattgattgCCATTATATAAACCAATGAAATCATagccaaattaaaaaaaaatacttactCTCTCCTGCCAGAAAATAGAGTAatttatttgtcatttttagcACGTATGCAAGTGTCATATTCTGGTTTTAAAAACTATACCCATTTCATTATAACTCTCTCAATGTAACCTTAAATCTACATCATCAAACCTATCATCATCTATTTTATCCACAGAAATCCACGTGGCAAGATACCATTGTCCAAAGGCAATCCATGCAATCACAGAATCAACCAATCACCACATCATTCAAATCCCACCACTACTATTTTTGCCTTATGCTTAAACAAAGATACTCTGCCTCAAGTATTTGGCtcaatcacacacacacacatagtGAGAAAGAGAAATGGCAGCAACAACAATGGCTACCTCTTCAACTGTGGTTGGATTGGGCACTTCCACTTTGTCTTCTCCAAAGAAGATAAACCTCTCTTCTGGTaattactatttcatttttcttttttggggtTGTCTCTGTTTCAAGAATCTCATGTcttaattaatgatattatttattgttatgtGTAAGGATACTTTAGGAcatttaacataaaataaaattacaaattagatcaaatttgtgttttatttaacCATTTACATAATTTAGAAGTGCAAAAGCTAGTAGATGGGtatcacttttatatactccagtTTTTAGTGAAACGTAACTATAATGATTTGGTGGAGTGcgtacaaaatgaaaaaaatggaacttTTAATTGCGAACATATGAATACGATAAAATGAGACATCTCATTATATCTCAAATGAAGGAGTGTTacaaactttttatttttccgtttcttataattttctcTTGTCTTAGGGTTCCTAAAGTCTCCTGTGGCAGCAAGGAATCCCCTAAAGCTAGCACAAGCCTCAGGAGGAAAATTCACatggtaattaaaatatttctctttttaaatactagtataaaatttaatttgaaactAACCGTTACTATTATATACTCTATATATGATGAAGCTTTGAAAGAGATTGGCTGAGAAGAGACCTAAACGTGATCGGTTTCGGTTTGATCGGTTGGATTGCACCATCGAGCATTCCCGCCATCAATGGCAACAGCTTGACGGGGCTTTTCTTCTCAAGCATCGGCACCGAGCTCGCCCACTTTCCCTCGGGCCCGGCCCTCGATTCCCCTTTCTGGTATATTAAAAGTGACAAAacgagactatttttttatatggaaattttaataaatattctgattatgtatattgtttttgtgttatgtAACAGGCTATGGTTGGTGCTGTGGCATTTGGGACTCTTTTTGTCCCTCACTTTTGGTCAAATTGGGTTCAAAGGAAGGACTGAGAATTACTTTTGAGTTGTTTTTATTGACATATTTATGTTGGATTTAAGtgtatgatattattatgatCTTGTGACTGATTTCCCCTTTCagtaaattaatattgtatcctgtataataaataatccatgcactataattcatataaatcAATCTCGATTGAGAAAATCGTTTCCTCAAAGACAATATTTTTTAGAGAAATTTTGCGAGGAGAGAGAATACATCGGAAAATTACTCAAATAGAATAAAAAGCAAAAAGAAGTACTCCTTAGAAGTGTAAAATGAATATCTATAGttcactaatttttaattgattcaaTCCATCAGCCAAACACCcatttgataattaatttaggaGCCAAGCCTTTTCTATATTGCCattctatttaattacataAGAGAAATCTTCTCTAGCAGTACTAATTTTCCAAGTTTGTGACACTATTTGTAATAAGAgtagtgataaattaacaaaaaattatatacacaaaattggacattttaggtattttatatttataatatattaatgatGATGAAATATCACATATTTACTCTTTAATAACTATTTAGGAAAAGATTAagtttcttaattaaataactacAGATTTAAGGGAAGCATAATTCATTCTATCATAATTATAGCAAGATCAAAACTAAAAGAGGAGTtcatcacattttcatcttacatttttaaaagtatTGGGCAAGTATTTaaagaatattaatttcttttatttcctCAACACTTAAATGCTACAGTATCATACGATAAAgtttaatgaataaattgacatataaaaattttagtcaCTAAAAGATCGTCACata
The nucleotide sequence above comes from Salvia hispanica cultivar TCC Black 2014 chromosome 5, UniMelb_Shisp_WGS_1.0, whole genome shotgun sequence. Encoded proteins:
- the LOC125187615 gene encoding photosystem I subunit O-like, with product MAATTMATSSTVVGLGTSTLSSPKKINLSSGFLKSPVAARNPLKLAQASGGKFTCFERDWLRRDLNVIGFGLIGWIAPSSIPAINGNSLTGLFFSSIGTELAHFPSGPALDSPFWLWLVLWHLGLFLSLTFGQIGFKGRTENYF